In the Malania oleifera isolate guangnan ecotype guangnan chromosome 1, ASM2987363v1, whole genome shotgun sequence genome, one interval contains:
- the LOC131161901 gene encoding auxin-responsive protein IAA13-like isoform X2, whose amino-acid sequence MAYKMYNLANQVKTLTSKEDETSEDDKLKQTSKKKVYHGSNKNNTVTMEKGHLGFVKVDIDGLSIGRKVDLNASSIYATLAQAREDMFANPTTGITSIRSSGESKQSRKATKLLNGSSEFVLTYEDKEGDLMLVRDVPWEYAPFILF is encoded by the exons AGACTCTGACCTCCAAAGAAGATGAGACAAGCGAGGATGATAAATTGAAGCAAACTTCAAAGAAAAAAGTGTACCATGGTAGCAATAAGAACAATACTGTTACTATGGAAAAAGGACATCTTGGGTTTGTTAAAGTTGACATAGATGGATTGTCAATTGGGAGGAAAGTGGATCTAAATGCTTCTTCTATATATGCGACTTTAGCCCAAGCACGGGAGGACATGTTCGCTAATCCAACCACAGGCATCACTTCCATTC GTTCAAGTGGAGAGAGTAAGCAATCAAGAAAGGCTACCAAGCTTTTAAATGGATCATCCGAATTTGTGCTTACTTATGAAGATAAGGAGGGGGACTTGATGCTTGTACGAGATGTTCCTTGGGAGTATGCACCTTTCATTTTGTTTTAA